The Plasmodium sp. gorilla clade G2 genome assembly, chromosome: 4 genome has a segment encoding these proteins:
- a CDS encoding serine/threonine protein kinase RIO2 — translation MKLDISCFSFISRNEYRVLTAIEMGMRNHEYLSVSLISSIANLRKEGIVSVLKKLLKNKLISHQNKKYDGYKLTYLGYDFLALRTFLKRGILKSIGNQIGVGKESDIYICKDVDDNLLCLKIHRLGRISFRTIKNNRDYYGKKCFRNWLYLSRIAATKEYAYLKALYENKFPVPKPHDINRHMIIMSYINGYPLSHVKLNNPYKVIDILFNILIKFAKADIIHGDYNEFNILIDDDENVTIIDFPQIVSLGHANAKMYFERDIKCVINHFFKKYKIKIEEYPLYEDVILLNKDKLNIDQNDVTNQDDNLLLEVLQNDKLNYSSDATNNMDEPHEQHIDASLEKEETVDEYNESTHMFELHMAMDNQNKYDKDNIKMNRVNTNDNCDSGGGNMENEEETNGGSVIYEKREDTNGDSIIYEKREDTRNDSILFEKGDKIKDGILMDNNYEEKKKRQKEEYIKKMESISLIQSDNNNNNNHERLYDKCDDNSLSCDEIESDNSSEMNNNDDTDFSSSSSDENSLDHETKKLSDTWKPHLRKYTKEYVKNKLKYMYRKKKSKEKFKENLKTKNKKKVMEKIKNYL, via the coding sequence atgaagttgGATATTTCTTGCTTTAGTTTTATATCTAGAAATGAGTACAGAGTACTTACAGCGATTGAGATGGGTATGAGGAACCATGAGTATTTATCAGTATCATTAATATCATCAATTGCAAATTTAAGAAAGGAAGGAATTGTTAGTGttttaaagaaattattaaaaaataaattgatTAGTCATCAGAATAAGAAATATGATGGATATAAATTAACATATTTAGGATATGATTTTTTGGCTTTAagaacatttttaaaaagaggtatattaaaaagtataGGTAATCAAATTGGTGTTGGTAAAGAatctgatatatatatatgtaaagatGTGGATGATAATTTGTTAtgtttaaaaatacataGATTAGGACGTATATCATTTCGAAcgattaaaaataatagagATTATTATGGTAAAAAATGTTTTAGAAATTGGTTATATCTATCAAGAATAGCAGCAACAAAAGAATATGCATATCTTAAAgctttatatgaaaataaattccCAGTACCTAAGCCACATGATATAAATAGacatatgataattatgtCTTATATAAATGGATATCCATTATCACatgtaaaattaaataatccTTATAAAgtaatagatatattatttaatatacttATTAAATTTGCAAAAGCAGATATTATACATGGAGATTATAAcgaatttaatatattaattgatgatgatgaaaatgtaaCTATTATTGATTTTCCTCAGATAGTTTCTTTAGGACATGCTAATGCAAAAATGTATTTTGAAAGAGATATAAAATGTGTTATTAAtcacttttttaaaaaatataaaataaaaattgaaGAATATCCATTATATGAAGATGTGATCCTATTAAATAAAGACAAATTAAATATCGATCAAAACGATGTTACAAATCAGGATGATAATTTATTACTTGAGGTTttacaaaatgataaattaaattatagtTCAGATGCTACGAATAATATGGATGAACCACACGAGCAACACATCGATGCATCTTTAGAAAAAGAGGAAACCGTGGATGAATATAATGAGAGCACACATATGTTTGAATTACATATGGCTATggataatcaaaataaatatgacaaggataatataaaaatgaataggGTAAACACAAATGATAATTGTGATAGTGGAGGGGGTAATATGGAAAATGAGGAAGAAACAAATGGGGGTAGtgttatatatgaaaagagGGAAGACACAAATGGGGATAGCATCATATATGAAAAGAGGGAAGATACAAGGAATGATAGtattttatttgaaaaaggagataaaataaaagatggTATTTTAatggataataattatgaagaaaaaaaaaaaagacaaaaagaagaatatattaaaaagatgGAAAGTATTTCTCTAATAcaaagtgataataataataataataatcatgaGAGACTATATGACAAATGTGATGATAATTCATTATCATGTGATGAAATAGAAAGTGATAATTCGAGTGAAATGAACAATAACGATGACACAGATTTTTCGAGCTCTTCATCAGATGAAAATTCGTTAGACcatgaaacaaaaaaattgtcAGACACATGGAAACCAcatttaagaaaatataccaaggaatatgtaaaaaataagttgaaatatatgtatagaaaaaaaaaaagtaaggAAAAATTTAAggaaaatttaaaaacaaaaaataaaaaaaaagttatggagaaaattaaaaattacttataa
- a CDS encoding holo-(acyl-carrier protein) synthase, putative, with protein MIFVFIFFKLKGAFYKILKLLCLYLFLYEEGYFIFYGNVESLNIKKNVECKYVGMSRGLIVKSFNNIKNKKRLNMSSSICSRNNIICFNKINKYFDNVKNVFFKKRDILFYLYIIQNVLTKKVYIDKYKKNNYNLINKNRNKYEYINNNMCKYKKKLFNIYMEHNNILYDQGDNFYDNYESNSFLEINNNQVDIPIDLSRFEKEVRKLIEILNYNNYHLNITFVCLKEMKRINKKHRNKNMPTDVISILHSLDDQSYDSNYDFLKNSVEEKKGFKSGDIYLCPEYINKECFLSRMKYERSLFHKKGDSLCNLTDEINEDVTKESINGINCNNININDDSINIDSINVDNINDDSINIDNINDDNINIDNINIDNINIDNIDVDSVGGCDISVDKDSKNVDTNKILNPRGVNKLFSNIFSVNERLPFYVLHAFVHLMHKDHENNLEEYNEFMDIEENIIKKYVTFNKYTPTFYAHHIIGLGTDILCVYRIYKILLLKNKNKFLQKVLNPFEYKELIQQQDNIKYNIEKLAIYISKKFAAKEAIVKSIGRGLSSISKYGISMNDIEIRNDKYGKPHVYLYNKAQTIARQLGIVKIFLSISDEKVFNNNIKTNNINDKNFTCLIHAQALAVGSNI; from the coding sequence atgatctttgtttttattttctttaaattgAAAGGGGCTTTTTATaagatattaaaattattatgtttgtatttatttttatatgaagagggatattttatattttatggaAATGTAGAATcattgaatataaaaaaaaatgtggaaTGTAAATATGTTGGAATGAGTAGAGGTTTAATAGTCaaatcttttaataatataaaaaataagaagagATTGAATATGTCATCTTCTATTTGTAGcagaaataatattatttgttttaataagataaataaatattttgataatgtaaaaaatgttttttttaaaaaaagagatatattattttatttatatataatacaaaatgtTCTTAcgaaaaaagtatatattgataaatataaaaagaataattataatttaataaataaaaatagaaataaatatgaatatataaataataatatgtgtaaatataaaaagaagttatttaatatatatatggaacataataatattttgtatgaCCAAGgtgataatttttatgataattatgaatctaattcttttcttgaaattaataataatcaagTAGATATTCCTATTGACCTTTCAAGATTTGAGAAAGAAGTAAGGAAGCtaatagaaatattaaattataacaattatcatttaaatattacatttgtatgtttaaaagaaatgaagagaattaataaaaaacatagaaataaaaatatgccGACTGATGTTATATCGATATTACATAGTTTAGATGATCAAAGTTATGATTCCAAttatgattttttaaaaaattcagtAGAAGAGAAAAAGGGATTTAAATCTggtgatatatatttgtgtcctgaatatataaacaagGAATGTTTTTTATCGAGAATGAAATATGAGAGGAGTTTGTTTCATAAAAAAGGAGATAGTCTATGTAATCTGACGGATGAAATAAATGAGGATGTGACAAAAGAAAGTATAAACGGCATAAactgtaataatattaatattaatgatgataGTATTAATATTGATAGTATTAAtgttgataatattaatgatgatagtattaatattgataatattaatgatgataatattaatattgataatattaatattgataatattaatattgataatattgatGTTGATAGTGTTGGTGGTTGTGATATATCCGTTGATAAAGATTCAAAAAATGtagatacaaataaaatattgaaCCCACGAGGAGTCAATAAACTGTTTTCCAATATTTTTAGTGTAAATGAAAGATTACCTTTTTATGTTTTACATGCATTTGTGCATTTAATGCATAAGGATCATGAGAATAATCTAGAAgaatataatgaatttatggatatagaagaaaatattataaaaaaatatgtaacctttaataaatatacaccTACTTTTTATGCTCATCATATTATAGGACTAGGAACAGATATTTTGTGTGTATAtagaatttataaaatattattactaaagaataaaaataaatttcttCAAAAAGTTTTAAATCCATTcgaatataaagaattaattCAACAAcaagataatattaaatataatatagaaaagctagctatatatataagtaaaaaATTCGCTGCAAAAGAAGCTATCGTCAAATCTATTGGAAGAGGATTAAGCTCAATATCAAAATATGGAATAAGTATGAATGATATAGAAATaagaaatgataaatatggaaaaccacatgtttatttatataataaagcaCAAACAATAGCTAGACAATTAGGAATTGTAAAAATTTTCTTATCAATAAGTGACGAAAaagtttttaataataatataaaaacaaataatataaatgataaaaattttacaTGTTTAATTCATGCGCAAGCATTAGCAGTAGGAtccaatatataa